Proteins co-encoded in one Afipia sp. P52-10 genomic window:
- a CDS encoding enoyl-CoA hydratase/isomerase family protein — protein sequence MNDTANNVIGTLENGVAVLTLNAPARKNALSTEIRFGLRAAFEKYLANPACRAIVLTGAAQTFCAGGDISQMKPPPGITPREYSLTRMKALHDSVRFIAAGPKPVVAAVEGHAAGAGMSLAAACDYVIAADDARFVASFGKIGLAADCGLLWSLPHRVGHAKARDLLLTARTVSAEEAHHIGLADEVVAKGATLARAIEKAQSYATTAPLAIALTKRVMAGELDDLNLALENEIEWQAELRATSDHQEARDAFLQKRKPNFQGR from the coding sequence ATGAACGATACAGCCAACAACGTTATCGGCACCTTGGAGAACGGCGTCGCCGTTCTCACCTTGAATGCTCCGGCGCGAAAGAATGCGCTTTCCACCGAAATCCGGTTTGGATTGCGGGCCGCATTCGAGAAGTATCTCGCCAACCCGGCATGCCGGGCGATCGTACTGACGGGAGCGGCGCAGACGTTCTGCGCCGGTGGCGACATCTCGCAGATGAAACCGCCTCCAGGCATCACGCCACGCGAATATTCCCTCACGCGAATGAAGGCTTTGCACGATTCGGTTCGTTTCATTGCGGCAGGTCCGAAGCCCGTGGTCGCGGCCGTCGAGGGCCATGCGGCGGGGGCCGGCATGTCGCTAGCGGCCGCGTGCGACTATGTCATCGCTGCGGACGACGCTCGTTTTGTTGCATCCTTCGGCAAGATCGGCCTTGCCGCCGATTGCGGGCTGCTGTGGTCATTGCCCCATCGTGTCGGCCATGCCAAAGCGCGCGACTTGCTGCTGACAGCGCGCACCGTTTCAGCCGAAGAAGCGCACCACATCGGGCTTGCCGATGAGGTTGTCGCCAAAGGAGCCACATTGGCGCGGGCCATCGAGAAAGCGCAAAGCTACGCCACAACAGCTCCACTGGCGATCGCGCTGACCAAACGCGTGATGGCTGGTGAACTTGACGATCTCAATCTCGCCCTCGAGAATGAAATCGAGTGGCAGGCCGAATTACGGGCGACCTCCGATCATCAGGAAGCGCGCGACGCGTTCCTGCAGAAGCGGAAACCGAACTTTCAGGGACGGTGA
- a CDS encoding TonB-dependent siderophore receptor: MTTALVTSLMTINHMASAQSTPDELPTVNVQAARSKPQRPAQAPRRAVRTARPVAPATAPSAPAAATDVTTQSGYVTTAERSANKTSTPLVETPQSVSTVTQTQLEQRKPTSLIESVSYTPGVQVGAFGFDPRYDSFMIRGVDVTYSGIFRDGLRQANSPNGLFRLEPYGLESITVLRGPAAAIYGASSTGGIVDLISKRPTAVPFHEVELQTGSYNRVQGNFDLSGPVNADQTLLYRLTGLVRDANTNLGSAVKDNRTFIAPALTWRPNADTKFTLLSEYMDSTTGGTVAYINNYGPDGRSIGATKQFAGDGRYNAFEQKQWRLGYEFEHTFSDMFTLRQRARYSDLSQREPYWFGGGAGLVRETNSGTLVDTMLETRLRTGAIEHTLLTGIDFNHLGYRSADGFGVVPVGQDPAFQNWYRQTMTTMGLYTQDQMKWQNWRLTVGGRYDWLSSDYNRTGSSPLEVHSKDGQATGRAALAYVSALGIVPYISYGTSFVPNPGTLLDGNVAAPTKGKQGEIGVKYNLPGQNASIRAAVFDLRQDDAVVYEVVEGINKQTQLGLRSKGFEIEGVASLANGLSVQASYSYNDARIARLTPDTIGNRLTSVPYHTASFWLDYTVQDGWARGLGLGAGVRYVGASMGDNLNRPILDNVPRTFVDGSVRYDLENINAQLKGMRIQVSAQNLLNEINQTCSAGYCYFDQGRKVIASVRYRW, translated from the coding sequence GTGACGACTGCGCTCGTCACTTCGCTGATGACCATCAATCATATGGCGAGCGCACAAAGCACACCCGACGAGCTGCCGACCGTCAACGTACAAGCGGCCCGCTCGAAACCGCAACGGCCAGCCCAGGCGCCACGCCGCGCCGTTCGCACGGCCCGCCCTGTCGCACCAGCCACCGCCCCTTCCGCTCCGGCTGCTGCAACCGACGTGACGACGCAGAGCGGCTACGTCACCACGGCGGAGCGCAGCGCCAACAAAACCAGCACGCCGCTCGTGGAAACACCGCAGTCGGTTTCCACCGTGACGCAAACGCAGCTCGAGCAGCGCAAGCCAACCTCTCTGATCGAAAGCGTCAGCTACACGCCCGGTGTGCAGGTCGGCGCCTTCGGATTCGACCCCCGATACGATTCATTCATGATCCGCGGCGTCGATGTGACCTATTCCGGCATCTTCCGCGACGGGCTGCGGCAGGCGAACAGTCCGAACGGCCTGTTCCGGCTTGAGCCTTATGGTCTCGAATCGATCACCGTCCTACGCGGGCCGGCGGCCGCAATTTACGGCGCCAGCAGCACCGGCGGCATCGTCGATTTGATCTCGAAGCGTCCCACCGCCGTTCCTTTCCATGAGGTCGAACTTCAGACCGGATCCTACAACCGCGTGCAGGGCAATTTCGATCTTTCAGGTCCGGTCAATGCCGACCAGACGCTGCTCTATCGTCTGACTGGCCTGGTACGCGATGCAAATACCAACCTCGGCAGCGCCGTGAAGGACAACCGCACGTTCATCGCGCCGGCGCTGACGTGGCGGCCGAACGCCGACACCAAGTTCACCTTGCTCAGCGAGTACATGGACTCGACCACCGGCGGCACGGTTGCCTACATCAATAACTACGGGCCCGATGGCCGCTCGATCGGCGCGACCAAGCAATTCGCTGGCGACGGGCGTTACAACGCGTTCGAGCAAAAGCAATGGCGACTCGGATACGAATTCGAGCACACCTTCAGCGACATGTTCACGCTGCGCCAGCGCGCACGCTATTCCGATCTGTCGCAGCGCGAACCCTATTGGTTCGGCGGCGGTGCCGGGCTGGTGCGCGAAACCAATTCAGGCACATTGGTCGATACGATGCTGGAAACGCGGTTGCGCACCGGAGCAATCGAACACACGCTGCTCACCGGCATCGACTTCAATCATCTCGGATACCGCTCTGCCGACGGCTTCGGAGTCGTTCCCGTCGGGCAAGATCCCGCCTTCCAGAACTGGTATCGCCAGACAATGACGACGATGGGGCTCTACACCCAGGATCAAATGAAGTGGCAGAACTGGCGGCTGACTGTCGGCGGACGCTACGATTGGCTGAGCAGCGATTACAATCGCACCGGCTCAAGTCCGCTGGAAGTCCACAGCAAGGACGGCCAGGCAACCGGCCGCGCTGCCCTCGCCTATGTGAGTGCGCTCGGCATCGTTCCTTACATCAGCTACGGCACGTCCTTTGTTCCTAATCCCGGGACACTGCTCGACGGCAATGTCGCAGCACCGACCAAAGGCAAGCAAGGCGAGATCGGCGTCAAGTATAACCTACCAGGTCAGAACGCATCGATCCGTGCGGCGGTGTTCGATCTTCGGCAGGACGATGCCGTCGTGTACGAGGTGGTCGAAGGCATCAACAAGCAGACACAGCTCGGCCTCCGTTCAAAGGGCTTCGAGATCGAAGGCGTGGCGTCGCTTGCCAATGGCCTCAGCGTGCAGGCGTCGTACTCCTACAACGATGCGCGGATCGCACGACTGACGCCGGACACGATCGGCAACCGATTGACCAGTGTGCCATATCACACGGCCTCGTTCTGGCTTGACTATACCGTGCAAGATGGCTGGGCACGCGGCCTCGGGCTTGGTGCCGGCGTTCGCTATGTCGGTGCCAGCATGGGAGACAATCTGAACCGACCGATTCTGGATAACGTTCCGCGCACCTTCGTCGATGGCTCGGTCCGTTACGACCTTGAGAACATCAATGCGCAGCTCAAGGGCATGCGCATCCAGGTCAGCGCGCAAAATCTACTCAACGAAATCAATCAGACCTGCAGCGCAGGCTATTGCTATTTCGACCAGGGCCGGAAGGTGATCGCCAGCGTGCGGTATCGTTGGTAG
- a CDS encoding chromate transporter: MPSLLTSLLLIFVPLSFVTIGGGQTIVADVHRQVVDVHHWMTASQFLDLFAISRMAPGPGSLLVTLIGWQVSGLAGAIVATFAIFTPTAIMTFCIARIWQRTRGARWQVIVEAGLRPIAVGTILASVYVLLQALDGGWLAKAIALASTAILLATPVNPLLLLFGGGLTFVAVQTLMPMV, encoded by the coding sequence ATGCCGTCGCTTCTCACGAGCCTGCTGCTGATCTTCGTGCCCTTGTCGTTCGTGACGATCGGCGGTGGCCAAACCATCGTTGCCGACGTGCATCGTCAGGTCGTCGATGTCCATCACTGGATGACGGCCTCGCAGTTTCTCGACCTGTTCGCGATCTCGCGGATGGCGCCGGGGCCGGGGTCGCTGCTGGTGACGCTGATCGGCTGGCAAGTCTCGGGATTGGCAGGTGCGATCGTCGCCACCTTCGCGATCTTCACTCCGACCGCGATCATGACATTCTGTATCGCCCGGATCTGGCAGCGCACGCGCGGCGCCAGGTGGCAGGTCATCGTGGAGGCCGGTTTGCGGCCGATCGCGGTCGGCACGATTCTCGCGTCCGTGTACGTGCTGTTGCAAGCGCTCGATGGCGGGTGGCTTGCGAAGGCGATTGCGCTTGCGTCCACCGCCATCCTGCTGGCGACCCCGGTCAATCCGCTGCTCCTGCTCTTCGGCGGCGGCTTGACGTTTGTTGCAGTACAGACGCTCATGCCCATGGTCTGA
- a CDS encoding glycoside hydrolase family 113 encodes MTAIFNVQGFGFQSDWNGQLVTNDAHEALNRIASTHANSISIVPRIFTEQASSNQVFSHPDKTESNENLAAAVADAHALGLSVLFKPALTPLDGSGQMSLAPTDVDQFFASYQAMIVAFAEVAQATGVDSFSIGNEMSSLSGAPYRDHWIGIINAVREVYSGTITYAAATDEANHVSFWDAVDEIGVNAYPPLTADTAPTVDEMVAAWRSVSANDYWAAAMDHMSPVDFFHSLAMEYDKPVLFTEVGYRSMDGTNIRPGGWNVDGPQDVGEQRDAFDALFQVWSSEGSWFNGFHIWNWDPTNAYSPTGYSPMDKPAEALITDWFAGEIGTPPRTVAGSPDADLIDVGRGDDNLSGGLGDDMIRGGAGNDTIVGGPDSIPRLESSTVTVTGFGSVLDGIGARMQLLVNDQPVGDVIEFRSAAGPSDYQTFDITFENPSEISSLRLAFINDESNKGGDRNLYIKDIVVNGQHLSATDSVNTSSPGTWNLYHNASIDYDMSQRQSLFFGASTDNDVIDGGPGNDLIRGGAGNDRIGGGIGNDTVYGGIGDDWIDGGTGSDKLYGDDGNDVVIGGEGNDYLFGLNGDDTLNGGPGNDYLHGGNGSDTFVFEPGFGADIIGQFHDGAGTEDTIQFDRTIFADFAEVQERMVQVGASVFIMAENGDSVELQRVTLAQMGADDFLFV; translated from the coding sequence ATGACGGCGATCTTCAATGTGCAGGGCTTTGGTTTTCAATCCGATTGGAACGGACAACTGGTTACAAACGATGCGCACGAAGCGCTGAATCGGATCGCTTCCACCCACGCCAATTCCATTTCGATCGTGCCGCGCATTTTTACGGAACAGGCAAGTTCCAACCAGGTTTTCTCCCATCCCGATAAAACTGAAAGCAACGAGAACCTTGCAGCCGCAGTGGCCGATGCGCACGCACTCGGTCTGTCCGTGCTTTTCAAGCCAGCGCTGACGCCGCTCGATGGGAGCGGGCAGATGTCCCTGGCGCCGACGGATGTCGATCAATTCTTTGCCTCATACCAGGCGATGATTGTCGCGTTCGCCGAGGTCGCCCAGGCGACCGGCGTGGATTCGTTTTCGATCGGAAACGAGATGAGTTCTCTGTCCGGGGCGCCGTACCGCGATCATTGGATCGGCATCATCAATGCGGTTCGCGAGGTTTACTCCGGAACGATTACTTATGCTGCGGCCACAGACGAGGCGAACCACGTCAGCTTTTGGGATGCCGTCGATGAAATCGGCGTCAATGCCTACCCGCCGCTCACCGCTGACACGGCTCCGACCGTCGACGAGATGGTTGCCGCATGGCGCAGTGTATCCGCCAACGATTATTGGGCGGCTGCGATGGATCATATGTCGCCTGTGGATTTTTTCCATTCGCTGGCGATGGAGTACGACAAGCCGGTGCTGTTTACCGAGGTGGGGTATCGCAGCATGGACGGCACCAACATTCGGCCGGGCGGCTGGAATGTCGATGGCCCGCAGGATGTGGGGGAACAGCGCGACGCATTCGACGCGCTGTTTCAAGTTTGGAGTTCGGAGGGGAGCTGGTTCAATGGATTCCATATCTGGAACTGGGATCCGACGAATGCGTACTCTCCTACGGGTTACTCTCCGATGGATAAACCCGCAGAGGCGCTGATCACAGATTGGTTCGCCGGCGAGATCGGGACACCGCCTCGGACCGTGGCCGGCTCGCCTGATGCCGATCTGATCGACGTTGGGCGAGGCGATGACAATCTCTCTGGCGGGCTCGGCGACGACATGATCCGCGGTGGTGCCGGCAACGATACAATCGTCGGAGGACCGGATTCGATCCCGAGGCTCGAGAGTTCGACGGTCACGGTGACCGGCTTCGGCTCAGTGCTCGATGGGATCGGCGCCCGAATGCAATTGCTGGTGAACGATCAGCCGGTTGGCGATGTCATTGAATTTCGTTCAGCCGCCGGGCCTTCCGACTATCAGACGTTCGATATCACCTTTGAGAATCCATCTGAGATCTCCAGTCTCAGGCTCGCGTTCATCAATGACGAAAGCAACAAGGGAGGTGATCGTAATCTTTATATCAAGGACATCGTCGTTAACGGTCAGCATTTGAGCGCCACCGATAGTGTGAACACGAGTTCGCCCGGAACTTGGAATCTCTATCATAACGCATCCATCGATTACGACATGAGCCAGAGGCAGTCCCTGTTCTTCGGCGCGAGTACAGATAACGATGTTATCGACGGAGGCCCGGGCAACGACCTGATACGCGGAGGGGCTGGCAACGACAGAATTGGCGGAGGTATCGGAAATGATACGGTCTATGGCGGGATTGGCGATGATTGGATCGATGGCGGCACAGGAAGCGACAAACTCTATGGCGATGACGGCAACGATGTCGTGATCGGAGGCGAGGGAAATGACTACCTGTTCGGATTGAATGGCGATGATACTTTGAATGGCGGTCCTGGAAACGACTATCTGCACGGCGGTAATGGATCGGATACATTCGTCTTTGAGCCCGGGTTCGGGGCCGACATTATCGGCCAGTTTCACGACGGCGCAGGGACGGAGGATACGATCCAATTCGATCGGACGATCTTTGCGGATTTCGCCGAGGTGCAGGAGCGAATGGTTCAGGTCGGAGCAAGCGTTTTCATAATGGCAGAGAATGGCGACTCCGTTGAACTTCAGCGGGTGACGCTGGCGCAAATGGGGGCCGACGATTTCTTGTTCGTTTAG
- a CDS encoding tripartite tricarboxylate transporter substrate binding protein yields the protein MSMSRLTRRRFMAATASAIALPALRTHAWAQGWPTKPIRLIVPYPVGGQTDLIARTFGDFLSRNIGQPVVVENKGGGGGILGVTEVKRAAPDGYTLLCTISSSLIQNRVTVKDLPYAPEQDFIYLTTISGLGGPLVAAEKTGATNLKEFVDYAKKLDKLNFGGYGVGSTPHLLIETLSRQYGLKVEMVHYRGEAPMWADVASQTLDAAAGSYAAALPVLQSGRGKLIGVTGDRLPPHPDVATLVEQGARGKYLGVRAFTAFAVPTGTPPEIVKKFSDLLYQAREDAKVKQVLATYFLQSPSTFDAAQTRFKNDTQVLLELLHELGVKPE from the coding sequence ATGTCTATGTCTCGATTGACACGCCGCAGATTCATGGCCGCAACTGCGAGCGCTATCGCGCTCCCCGCGCTGCGCACTCACGCCTGGGCGCAAGGCTGGCCAACCAAGCCGATCCGCCTGATCGTGCCGTATCCGGTTGGCGGACAGACCGATCTGATTGCCCGCACCTTTGGCGATTTCCTATCGCGTAATATCGGGCAGCCCGTGGTCGTCGAGAACAAGGGCGGCGGCGGCGGCATTCTTGGCGTGACTGAAGTCAAACGTGCGGCACCCGATGGCTACACGCTGCTCTGTACGATCTCTTCATCGCTGATTCAGAACCGGGTTACGGTCAAGGATCTGCCCTACGCTCCCGAGCAGGATTTCATCTATCTGACGACGATCAGCGGCCTGGGCGGACCACTGGTTGCGGCCGAAAAAACCGGCGCGACCAATCTGAAAGAGTTCGTCGATTATGCAAAGAAGCTCGACAAGCTGAACTTCGGTGGATATGGCGTCGGCTCCACCCCACACCTGCTGATCGAAACGCTCAGCCGCCAATACGGGCTGAAGGTCGAAATGGTTCACTATCGCGGTGAAGCGCCGATGTGGGCGGACGTCGCGAGCCAGACGCTCGACGCCGCAGCCGGCAGCTACGCTGCGGCCCTACCGGTGCTTCAATCCGGACGGGGTAAACTCATCGGCGTGACCGGCGATCGGCTGCCGCCGCATCCGGATGTGGCGACGTTGGTTGAACAAGGTGCTCGCGGCAAGTACCTTGGCGTCCGTGCGTTCACGGCCTTCGCGGTGCCGACCGGAACGCCACCGGAGATCGTCAAGAAATTTTCCGACCTCCTCTACCAGGCGCGCGAAGATGCCAAGGTCAAGCAGGTTCTGGCTACATATTTCCTGCAATCGCCAAGCACGTTCGACGCAGCGCAGACTCGCTTCAAGAACGATACGCAAGTGCTCTTGGAGCTGCTCCATGAGCTCGGTGTAAAACCTGAATGA
- a CDS encoding chromate transporter: MLTTHAVSTISRAQKRAATLRYCVGSCGVYGALVRFTAFVAGNHRVCGARRKADDRIIHNNRRVQPAAPRRSETPRHQQGMDSSTSRPTATELFLIFMRIGLTSFGGGLSGWLFREFVQARRWISEEEFLSGLAICQTLPGINVSNMAIWIGYRLLGATGAIASLIGIIVPPAILIILLAVVFSSLTEIPLFHAALVGASAAAIGLSLSMGITAARRLPRKVVPLSISAATFAAIGVFHLPLIWVVLLAGSVSIALTFLLHQS, encoded by the coding sequence GTGCTGACGACACACGCTGTTTCCACGATTTCGCGCGCTCAAAAAAGGGCTGCAACGCTGCGCTATTGCGTTGGTTCTTGTGGCGTGTATGGCGCGCTGGTACGCTTTACTGCGTTCGTGGCCGGGAATCATCGCGTATGCGGTGCTCGCCGCAAAGCTGATGATCGCATCATCCATAATAACAGACGCGTGCAGCCCGCTGCGCCGCGCCGATCTGAAACGCCGAGGCATCAGCAGGGCATGGACAGTTCCACAAGCAGGCCGACCGCGACCGAGCTGTTTTTGATCTTCATGCGGATTGGCTTGACGAGCTTTGGCGGTGGGCTCAGCGGCTGGTTGTTCAGAGAGTTCGTTCAGGCCCGGCGCTGGATCTCCGAAGAGGAGTTCTTGAGCGGCCTGGCGATCTGCCAGACGCTTCCGGGCATCAATGTTTCGAATATGGCGATCTGGATCGGCTACAGGCTGCTGGGAGCCACCGGGGCAATCGCTAGTCTGATTGGCATCATCGTTCCTCCGGCAATCCTGATCATCCTTCTGGCGGTGGTGTTCTCCTCGCTGACCGAGATCCCGTTGTTTCATGCGGCGCTGGTGGGCGCGTCAGCGGCGGCGATCGGGTTGTCGCTGTCGATGGGGATCACAGCCGCTCGGCGGCTTCCCCGCAAGGTGGTGCCGTTATCGATCTCCGCTGCGACGTTTGCGGCGATTGGCGTATTTCATCTTCCGCTGATCTGGGTGGTACTGCTGGCCGGATCCGTCAGCATTGCTCTTACCTTTCTGCTCCATCAGTCCTGA
- a CDS encoding nitroreductase, which produces MREVSVGSSWCAHGPRDIDPAAKRLHIAFSILASCSARILDCHGLDSMNVTEAVLKRQAIRAFRPDPVSGDVVRSLLETARHAPSGGNLQPWRIYVLSGAPLNAFVAEIADKLSRNERETPEYDIYPRNLWEPLRSRRSKAGEQRYHALGIGREANGQAILEEHNFRFFGAPAGLFFCLDRRVGPPQWSDVGMYMQTLMLLATERGLATCPQEVWAYWPKTIRRFLELPDDLMLFAGMSLGYADETSPMNGYRTSREDLDTFATMIGFDGL; this is translated from the coding sequence ATGCGTGAGGTTTCGGTCGGCTCGTCGTGGTGCGCTCATGGACCGCGAGATATTGATCCTGCAGCAAAGCGCCTGCACATTGCATTCTCGATCCTCGCATCCTGCTCGGCTCGCATCCTCGACTGTCATGGGCTAGATTCAATGAATGTGACCGAAGCTGTTCTGAAACGTCAAGCCATTCGGGCCTTCCGGCCCGATCCCGTATCCGGCGACGTCGTTCGTTCACTGCTGGAGACTGCAAGGCACGCGCCCTCCGGCGGCAATCTGCAACCTTGGCGAATCTATGTTCTCAGTGGCGCGCCACTTAATGCGTTTGTCGCGGAGATCGCCGACAAGTTGTCCCGCAACGAACGCGAGACCCCCGAATATGATATCTACCCGCGCAATCTGTGGGAGCCTTTGCGCAGCCGCCGCAGCAAGGCAGGCGAGCAACGCTATCACGCTCTTGGCATCGGCCGCGAAGCAAACGGCCAAGCCATCCTTGAAGAACACAATTTCCGCTTCTTCGGCGCCCCGGCCGGATTATTCTTCTGCCTCGACCGCCGTGTCGGACCGCCACAATGGTCCGATGTCGGTATGTACATGCAGACATTGATGCTTCTCGCGACCGAGCGGGGACTTGCAACCTGCCCGCAGGAGGTCTGGGCCTATTGGCCGAAAACCATTCGACGCTTCCTCGAACTACCTGATGACCTCATGCTGTTCGCCGGAATGTCGCTCGGTTACGCTGACGAAACGTCTCCCATGAACGGATATAGAACCAGCCGGGAAGACCTCGACACGTTTGCCACGATGATAGGATTCGACGGGCTATGA
- a CDS encoding CaiB/BaiF CoA-transferase family protein: MNRALTGVRVIDLTAVIAGPLGTRTLAEYGADVIKIESPTGDVLRASSPSRSQQMGALYLNLNRNKRSIALDLKSPQAMDVMRKLIAGADVLAHNMRPDALKRAGLDYEACKTINPKLIHAGIIGFGRGGRYRDRPAYDDLIQATSGFASLFSRSGGPPRYVPMNIVDRLTGVTAVHAILAALFHRERTGQGQALEIPMFENLIEFMLGDHMSGHLFDPPAAPMGNVRALSPNRRPYPTKDGAICVLPGVDKHWKSFFEVAGLEPQYGSDPRFATASARAQNIEEALALLAKALETKTTAEWLDLLTKADIPCGPVMALEDLYDDPHLQDVGFFGRYDHPTEGKMTIPRPAVWMSETPPRVGNLAPPLGADTRAVLTECGYSASEIDALLARGVARTAE; encoded by the coding sequence ATGAATCGTGCATTGACAGGCGTCCGCGTCATCGATCTGACAGCGGTGATCGCGGGTCCGTTGGGTACGCGGACGCTTGCCGAGTACGGCGCGGACGTCATCAAGATCGAGTCGCCGACGGGAGACGTATTGCGCGCGTCATCGCCGTCGCGCAGCCAGCAGATGGGCGCCCTGTATCTGAATCTCAATCGCAACAAGCGGTCGATCGCACTCGACCTCAAGTCGCCCCAGGCGATGGACGTGATGCGGAAGCTGATCGCCGGAGCCGATGTGCTCGCACATAATATGCGGCCTGACGCGCTGAAACGGGCCGGCCTCGACTATGAGGCGTGTAAGACGATCAATCCAAAGCTGATCCACGCAGGCATCATCGGTTTCGGTCGCGGCGGCCGTTACCGGGATCGCCCGGCCTATGACGATCTGATCCAGGCGACCAGTGGTTTTGCATCGCTGTTTTCGCGTAGCGGCGGGCCGCCGCGCTACGTGCCGATGAACATCGTCGACCGACTGACCGGCGTGACCGCCGTTCACGCCATTCTCGCGGCCTTGTTCCACCGTGAGCGCACCGGTCAGGGGCAGGCGCTGGAAATTCCAATGTTCGAAAATCTCATCGAGTTTATGCTCGGCGACCATATGAGCGGGCACTTGTTCGATCCTCCCGCAGCCCCGATGGGCAACGTCCGCGCATTATCACCGAACCGTAGGCCGTATCCGACCAAAGACGGCGCGATTTGCGTATTGCCCGGCGTCGACAAGCATTGGAAGTCGTTCTTCGAGGTCGCAGGTCTCGAGCCGCAGTATGGTAGCGATCCGCGTTTTGCCACGGCAAGCGCGCGGGCGCAGAACATCGAGGAGGCGCTTGCGCTATTAGCCAAGGCGCTGGAGACGAAGACCACGGCGGAATGGCTCGATCTGTTGACCAAGGCCGACATTCCCTGCGGGCCGGTGATGGCGCTGGAAGATCTGTACGATGATCCGCATCTGCAGGATGTCGGCTTCTTCGGTCGCTACGATCACCCGACCGAGGGCAAGATGACCATTCCGCGGCCGGCGGTGTGGATGTCGGAAACGCCGCCGCGGGTCGGGAATCTGGCTCCGCCGTTGGGTGCCGATACCCGCGCCGTACTCACCGAATGTGGCTACAGCGCGAGCGAAATCGATGCCCTGCTCGCGAGGGGTGTCGCGCGGACTGCGGAATAG
- a CDS encoding OpgC domain-containing protein produces MTIKAVLPPKVRDYRLDLLRGFANWAIFLDHIPNNIVNWLTQRNYGFSDAADMFVFISGYTASFVYARMMLDRGFIVGGTRLIKRAWQIYVAHIVLFVIYIAEIGYLAQRYRDPNLQNEFNVAGFLDNPSQTLFEGLILAFKPVNMDVLPLYILLMALYPVVLWVMLRRPNLTLAASFLLYLAARHYGWNLAAYPSGSWYFNPFCWQFYFIFGGWFALGGAGTLMPLIRSRGLLVFATLYLVFALVMTMAGRFPELAGLMPTWLYDAFNPNDKTNLAPYRLLHFMILAFLITRFMPRDWSGLQWPVFRPVIVCGQQSLEVFCAGIFLAVIAHLILVEVSSSVGMQILVSVVGIALMTVLAYYRSWSKRVEKAPVKKPADTERAPG; encoded by the coding sequence ATGACGATCAAGGCCGTGCTGCCGCCGAAAGTCCGCGACTATCGGCTAGACCTGCTGCGAGGGTTCGCGAACTGGGCGATCTTTCTCGATCATATCCCGAATAACATCGTCAACTGGCTGACTCAGCGCAACTATGGATTCAGCGACGCCGCCGACATGTTCGTCTTCATCTCCGGATACACGGCCTCGTTTGTATATGCGCGCATGATGCTCGACCGCGGCTTCATTGTCGGCGGGACGCGTCTGATCAAGCGCGCCTGGCAGATCTATGTCGCCCACATTGTTCTTTTCGTGATCTATATCGCTGAGATCGGTTATCTCGCACAGCGTTATCGGGATCCCAATCTCCAGAATGAATTCAATGTCGCGGGCTTTTTGGACAACCCGTCGCAGACGTTGTTCGAGGGGCTTATCCTGGCGTTCAAGCCGGTCAATATGGATGTGTTGCCGCTCTACATTCTCCTGATGGCGCTCTATCCGGTGGTGTTGTGGGTGATGTTGCGGCGGCCGAACCTGACGCTCGCTGCATCGTTCCTGCTGTATCTTGCAGCGCGCCACTATGGCTGGAATCTTGCCGCGTATCCAAGCGGAAGCTGGTATTTCAATCCATTCTGCTGGCAGTTCTACTTCATCTTTGGTGGCTGGTTCGCGCTCGGCGGAGCCGGCACGCTGATGCCATTGATCCGCTCCCGCGGTTTACTCGTGTTCGCGACCCTCTATCTCGTCTTCGCACTGGTCATGACGATGGCGGGCCGCTTTCCCGAACTCGCAGGTCTGATGCCGACGTGGCTGTACGATGCGTTCAATCCGAACGACAAGACCAATCTCGCGCCCTATCGCCTGCTGCATTTCATGATCCTGGCATTCCTGATCACGCGCTTCATGCCACGCGACTGGTCGGGGCTGCAGTGGCCTGTATTCCGACCTGTCATCGTCTGTGGCCAACAATCGCTCGAGGTGTTCTGCGCAGGTATCTTCCTCGCAGTCATTGCTCACCTGATCCTCGTCGAGGTGTCGAGCAGCGTCGGGATGCAGATTCTGGTCAGCGTGGTCGGGATCGCATTGATGACGGTGCTTGCCTACTATCGATCCTGGTCCAAGCGGGTGGAGAAGGCGCCGGTCAAGAAGCCTGCCGACACTGAACGCGCTCCTGGATGA